TCGCCACCCCAATAGGTCGCCTGGAGCAGCAGCGGGCCGGGCTTCACCTTCATGGCGAACTCGAAATAGCCGCCCGATCGCGCATCACGTCCGTTGCGTCCGCGATAGGAGACGGGATAGCTGATCTCCGACGTCAGCGCATGATCGCGTTCGGGCTGCATCTCGCCCAGATGCATGATGTCGATCGATCGGGCGGCGAGATCCTTCTGCCGCGCCTGTTCGGCAAGGAAGGCGGCCTCCTCCTGCTTCCACGCCGTTTCGGAGAAACGCTTGAAATAGACCGCGCTGCGCCGTTCATATTGGCTGTAGAAAGGCACGAAGGCGAGGTTCGCCGGACGGATGATATTCTGCGTGCGATAGCGCGGGCGATCCGACACGATCGGGGCGAAGGCGGTCAGCGGCTCTTCGCCGACCATTGCGGGTTCGACGCCGGTCCAGTCCATTTCCGCCGGACCAAGGTCGGCCGCCATCACCATCGGCCCGCGCACCACCGCAACGACATCAGGTGCCCCCGGCGCGGATTCGAGGCGCAGGTCGAGCGGTAACGAAAGCGACACCACATCGCCCTTCTTCCAGCGCCGGTTGATGACCGCATAGCCATTGGCGGGCATCGCCGACACCGGGCTGCCGTTGACGGTCAGGGTAAAGCGCCCGTTCGCCCAGCCGGGAATACGCAGCGCGAGTGCAAACTGCCCCTGTCGCGCGGCGTCTATCGTCAGGCGGATGCCGGGCTTGAACGGATATTCGGTATCGAGCGTCAGGCCGACACCCTTCGCCTTCCATTGGGCTTCGGACGGGATGTAGAGATTGACGAACAGCGTGTCGTCACCCTCCCAATAGATGGAATCGCCATGCTTCGCGTGGCTTTCCATGCCGGAGCCGACACAACACCAGAAGGCATCCTCGTCGGGCTGCGAATAGCCGCGCGGCGCGCCGCTCATCATCGGCGTCATATAGGTGAAGCCGGCATTGGCGGGGTTCTGGGCCGACATGACATGATTAAGATGCGCGCGCTCATAATAGTCGAACAGCGCGCCGTCGGGCTGCCAGCCATAGAGATGCCGGGTGAGCTTCAGCATATTATAGCTGTTGCAATGTTCGCAGGTGGATTCGGTCAGGTGCAACGCCACCGTATCGGGTTCGAAGAAATATTCGCGGTCGGCATTGCCGCCGATCACATAGCTGTGATGCTGCGTCACCCGTTCCCAGAAGAAGCGCGCGGCCCGCGCCGGTTCCTCCTTGCCGGTCAGTTCATGGATGCGCGCCAGGCCGATCAGCTTGGGCACCTGCGTATTGGCGTGGAAATTGGCGAGCTTGTCTTCCTGCGCCACCAGCGGATCGAGAACCTTACGGTCATAGATGCGCTCCGCCACCACCAGCCAGCGCGCGTCGCCGGTGCGAGCATAAAGTTCAGCATAGCTTTCGTTAAGACCGCCATATTCGCAACCCAGCAGTTCCTGCATCTGCGCGTCATTGAGCGCGGCGAACACCTTCTCGAAATAGCCGGCGAGGCCGGTCGCCACATCCAGCGCCGTGGCATTGCCCCAGGCGCCATGGACGTCGAGCAGCCCAGCGAAATATTTGTGGACGGTGTAGAGCGGCGACCAGCTTCCGTTGAGGTCGAAGCCGCCGGACTTGATCTGCCCAGCCATGACTTCGGGGAAAATCTGCTCGCCGTCGACGATCTTGCCATCCTTGGTCTTGCGGCCGAGCGCGCCGATATAGCCGTCCTTACGCTGTGCCTGGCAGAGCGCCAGTTCATCGACGATATAGTCGGCGCGGCGGCGGCATTCTTCATTGCCCGCCTGTTGCCACCCCAGCACCAGCGCTGTGATATAATGGCCTAGCGTATGGCCGGCGATCGTATCTGACTCCCAGCCGCCATAAATGGGCGCTTTCGGCTCCAGCCCGGCATATTTGCGGAAATTATGCAGGAAACGATCGGGGCTGAGCGACAGGAGATAGGCGATATTTACCTCGACTGCGGTCGCATAGTCGGACGGGTTCAGCCGCACATCGGTCAGCGGCAGAGGCTTGGCGCGCAGCGGAATCCGGGGCGTGATCGCCGCCATGCCCGAAAAGGGGACGGTGCACATGGCAAGGGCAGCAACCCCCGCCAGCCACTCGCGGCGATTGGCTTTCATGATCCAAACACTCCTACTGAATATCGTATACTATACGATAGGCCGTGCCTTTCTCCTGTCAATCCCCATTTGCCGGACGGTCCAGAAACTGCATCTATTCAGGGACATGA
The window above is part of the Sphingobium sp. BYY-5 genome. Proteins encoded here:
- a CDS encoding glycoside hydrolase family 127 protein — encoded protein: MKANRREWLAGVAALAMCTVPFSGMAAITPRIPLRAKPLPLTDVRLNPSDYATAVEVNIAYLLSLSPDRFLHNFRKYAGLEPKAPIYGGWESDTIAGHTLGHYITALVLGWQQAGNEECRRRADYIVDELALCQAQRKDGYIGALGRKTKDGKIVDGEQIFPEVMAGQIKSGGFDLNGSWSPLYTVHKYFAGLLDVHGAWGNATALDVATGLAGYFEKVFAALNDAQMQELLGCEYGGLNESYAELYARTGDARWLVVAERIYDRKVLDPLVAQEDKLANFHANTQVPKLIGLARIHELTGKEEPARAARFFWERVTQHHSYVIGGNADREYFFEPDTVALHLTESTCEHCNSYNMLKLTRHLYGWQPDGALFDYYERAHLNHVMSAQNPANAGFTYMTPMMSGAPRGYSQPDEDAFWCCVGSGMESHAKHGDSIYWEGDDTLFVNLYIPSEAQWKAKGVGLTLDTEYPFKPGIRLTIDAARQGQFALALRIPGWANGRFTLTVNGSPVSAMPANGYAVINRRWKKGDVVSLSLPLDLRLESAPGAPDVVAVVRGPMVMAADLGPAEMDWTGVEPAMVGEEPLTAFAPIVSDRPRYRTQNIIRPANLAFVPFYSQYERRSAVYFKRFSETAWKQEEAAFLAEQARQKDLAARSIDIMHLGEMQPERDHALTSEISYPVSYRGRNGRDARSGGYFEFAMKVKPGPLLLQATYWGGERKRSFDIVIDNVTLATQSLDNDRPGKFLDVDYPIPEALTKGKNSVKVRFVPHDRSSAGPVFGVRLFTAKPGTPA